In Salvelinus sp. IW2-2015 unplaced genomic scaffold, ASM291031v2 Un_scaffold1508, whole genome shotgun sequence, the sequence ACTAACGCGAGATTTCCGACAATTTGAAAACTTGAGGTGTCTTCAACTTTGCTAGCTTCTCTGGTGTCTAGCTGTTCCAAGGTTTTGTATAATCAGGGGTCCTTAGGTTTAGGATGGAATTTCAAGGTGGGTAAATATTCATTTTTCTCAGTCTAGCAAGCTAAACAGATGCAGAAACATTGCTAGTTAGTTATAAGTTAACGACGTTAGCATTGTCACGTGAGTTAGCCAACTAGTTCGTTTTCTGTACCGCTAACGTTAGTGGCTTAGAGTACAATGTTTACTTTTGAGCTTCGCTGTGAACTTATTacaaactagctaacgttagctaacattcAGAGAATGTCAACAAAAACAATCGCTGGTGGGCAAAGGTAGCTAGTGAAGCgaaccaactaacgttagctaactaacacgTTTGGCATGGTGACTGGTCagttagctaaattagctagctagctattgttgTAAtgtttatagctagctagcaaagtcaGCTACTAAGTTTGCCAGTTAGTAACTTTGATGATTAGCTAAAagcagagttttgaaatcagcaGCGAGTCTATTTTGCTAACCGTGTGAAGGAAGGCAAGGCTATAGACTAAGTAAATAACAAGAGCCATAGCTAGGTACCTGTATGCTAACAACTAGCAAGCTTACTTATTCATTAACTAACGTTATCTGCCATCTGTCCCTAGGCACGGAACCAATGACTCTGGGTTCCCCGACATCACCCAAGCCTGGCCCGGGTGCTCAGTTTCTCCCCGGGTTTTTGATGGGGGATCTGCCAGCACCTATCACACCCCAGCCTCGGTCATTTGGGGTCATGGATATGAGGTCACCACTTCAAACAGGTGAGTGATAGTTTACTTTTGGGGGTAATTTGTAATTCACTAAAACAAAtaactagctagctgacgttCTAATCTGTTATCTAATAATCTAACCCCCCTTTCATAGCGTGATAGGTCTAACTTGGTTTAAAACCACTGCTTGTTGGTTACTATCAGATCTGTTACTTTCACTTTCTGTGTTGTAATATGGCAAAGGTAGTCTCTCCTCTCAGCAATATTTCCAATTGACtgtttctctaactctctctctctctgttaggtgGCTCTCCCCCTCAACCTGTGGTTCCTACACCCAAAGACAAGAGTGGGGCCCCTCCAGTCAGGAGTATCTATGATGACCTCTCCTGCCCTGCTGTCGGCATGTCCCCTATGGGTGCACATAAACAGGTACGTGTTAACAGAGTAGGTTCCATCCCTCTCCTGACCTGGGCATGAACCCAGGACCTTATGTACAACAACACTTCACACTTACAGAGCAGTGTTCTAATAGCCTGGTCATTAGTCTGGATACTTTACACTCACAGAGCAGTGTTCTAATAGCCTGGTCACTAGTCTGGACACTTTANNNNNNNNNNNNNNNNNNNNNNNNNNNNNNNNNNNNNNNNNNNNNNNNNNNNNNNNNNNNNNNNNNNNNNNNNNNNNNNNNNNNNNNNNNNNNNNNNNNNNNNNNNNNNNNNNNNNNNNNNNNNNNNNNNNNNNNNNNNNNNNNNNNNNNNNNNNNNNNNNNNNNNNNNNNNNNNNNNNNNNNNNNNNNNNNNNNNNNNNNNNNNNNNNNNNNNNNNNNNNNNNNNNNNNNNNNNNNNNNNNNNNNNNNNNNNNNNNNNNNNNNNNNNNNNNNNNNNNNNNNNNNNNNNNNNNNNNNNNNNNNNNNNNNNNNNNNNNNNNNNNNNNNNNNNNNNNNNNNNNNNNNNNNNNNNNNNNNNNNNNNNNNNNNNNNNNNNNNNNNNNNNNNNNNNNNNNNNNNNNNNNNNNNNNNNNNNNNNNNNNNNNNNNNNNNNNNNNNNNNNNNNNNNNNNNNNNNNNNNNNNNNNNNNNNNNNNNNNNNNNNNNNNNNNNNNNNNNNNNNNNNNNNNNNNNNNNNNNNNNNNNNNNNNNNNNNNNNNNNNNNNNNNNNNNNNNNNNNNNNNNNNNNNNNNNNNNNNNNNNNNNNNNNNNNNNNNNNNNNNNNNNNNNNNNNNNNNNNNNNNNNNNNNNNNNNNNNNNNNNNNNNNNNNNNNNNNNNNNNNNNNNNNNNNNNNNNNNNNNNNNNNNNNNNNNNNNNNNNNNNNNNNNNNNNNNNNNNNNNNNNNNNNNNNNNNNNNNNNNNNNNNNNNNNNNNNNNNNNNNNNNNNNNNNNNNNNNNNNNNNNNNNNNNNNNNNNNNNNNNNNNNNNNNNNNNNNNNNNNNNNNNNNNNNNNNNNNNNNNNNNNNNNNNNNNNNNNNNNNNNNNNNNNNNNNNNNNNNNNNNNNNNNNNNNNNNNNNNNNNNNNNNNNNNNNNNNNNNNNNNNNNNNNNNNNNNNNNNNNNNNNNNNNNNNNNNNNNNNNNNNNNNNNNNNNNNNNNNNNNNNNNNNNNNNNNNNNNNNNNNNNNNNNNNNNNNNNNNNNNNNNNNNNNNNNNNNNNNNNNNNNNNNNNNNNNNNNNNNNNNNNNNNNNNNNNNNNNNNNNNNNNNNNNNNNNNNNNNNNNNNNNNNNNNNNNNNNNNNNNNNNNNNNNNNNNNNNNNNNNNNNNNNNNNNNNNNNNNNNNNNNNNNNNNNNNNNNNNNNNNNNNNNNNNNNNNNNNNNNNNNNNNNNNTAGTCTGGACACTTTACACTCACAGAGCTGTGTTCTAATAGCCTGGTCACTAGTCTAGACACTTTACACTCACAGAGCAGTGTTCTAATAGCCTGGTCACTAGTCTGGACACTTTACACTCACAGAGCAGTGTTCTAATAGCCTGGTCACTGATCAGGACAGTGAGCAGGAAAGCTGTGGACCCACTGGTCTGGTAACACTTCCTTTCGGCTTTGAAGCCAGCACATTGATTGGTTCTCTGACTTTTTTCCCCCATGTGGGATTGAGGCCTCTTGGTTGTAAAATCAAGGGGGTGGCACTCAGGTGCTGTGTGTTGGTTTTTGAGTGAGTGACACAGAGGAGAACCAATAGTACTGCTCCCTTCATTTTCAATCCCATCAAAGAGCCTCTTCAGACTCTGGAGTCGTCACCCAACTCCCCCGACTCTTCAGTCCCTCTGGAGTCGTCACCCAACTCCCCCGACTCTTCAGTCCCCCTGGAGTCGTCACCCAACTCCCCAGACTCTTCAGTCCCCCTGGAGTCTGTCGCTTTAGCCAGAGAAGTGTTCTAACCAATCGCTAGTGATTCTACACCTGCTACATTAGCATCTCACCAGTAGCGTTTGATTGTGAGTAGTGTATCTGCATCAAGAGGACACGTAATAATCTGGATGTTATCTTCTCTCAGCCCTTCTCAATGATGCACACCCCGCTGTCTGGCTATATggcagttacaccaggaacaggtgagattattattattttttcttcttcaaactTGTTTGTACCAACTTGTCTTTAGATTTACTAAGAGAGGGAATTCATAGGTACGTCCTAATGTCGTCTTCTGTTCAGCGTCCAGTCTATTTAGTCCTGCTACCATCGGGCAGCAGGCCAAGTCAACGATGTCTCCAGCTCAAGTAGACCCTTTCTTCACTCAGGGAGACGCACTGTCTTCTGAAGACCATCTAGATGATACTTGGATCACTGTATTTGGGTAAGTTTCTAGTATTGTACCCTCTAATATCTACAGGTGACTGCCAAAAAAAGGTGTATTAAAGAGTCAACGTACCGAGCCTGCATGCGTTTCTCTGTTGCTCATTAAGAAACATGAGATTTCAGTCTTGGGCGTTGTGGTTCAATGTTGTAGTTACTGATGTTTGTCCACCAAGAGACACCATAGGAACAAAGCCAGTATTACTTCCTCAACAATAATCAGAATCTAAGATAAGGCTGCACTGAtggggcaggtctgtctcactgtctagtATTCTGCAGTAGGATTGGATAGCGCACAATCATGTAGCTGTGTACCCCGTGTTGGTGAGCATTGAATAAAATTATCCTTGTTTATACTTGGTAGTCAATCTggacaatataatacatttttctgGCTATTATCAATGCCACATTGAAAAACAGG encodes:
- the LOC112071061 gene encoding nucleoporin NUP35 isoform X1; translated protein: MEFQGTEPMTLGSPTSPKPGPGAQFLPGFLMGDLPAPITPQPRSFGVMDMRSPLQTGGSPPQPVVPTPKDKSGAPPVRSIYDDLSCPAVGMSPMGAHKQPFSMMHTPLSGYMAVTPGTASSLFSPATIGQQAKSTMSPAQVDPFFTQGDALSSEDHLDDTWITVFGFPPASASYILLQFAQYGNITKHVMSNTGNWMHIQYQSRLQARKALSKDGKIFGEAIMIGVKPCIDKNVMDSDRGSTSSGSVFTPPVRNGTPSHHVSTPRSSMRPLSAAYKASSSDYQVVADEQTPRKDDSLVSKAMEYMFSW
- the LOC112071061 gene encoding nucleoporin NUP35 isoform X2; its protein translation is MTLGSPTSPKPGPGAQFLPGFLMGDLPAPITPQPRSFGVMDMRSPLQTGGSPPQPVVPTPKDKSGAPPVRSIYDDLSCPAVGMSPMGAHKQPFSMMHTPLSGYMAVTPGTASSLFSPATIGQQAKSTMSPAQVDPFFTQGDALSSEDHLDDTWITVFGFPPASASYILLQFAQYGNITKHVMSNTGNWMHIQYQSRLQARKALSKDGKIFGEAIMIGVKPCIDKNVMDSDRGSTSSGSVFTPPVRNGTPSHHVSTPRSSMRPLSAAYKASSSDYQVVADEQTPRKDDSLVSKAMEYMFSW